Part of the Crossiella cryophila genome, GCGGTGGCCCGGGTGCAGGCCATGCGGGACGCGGCGGTGGCGGTGAACCCGGAGATCCTGGTGCTCTGCCATGGCGGCCCGATCGCCGATCCGGCCGACGCCGAGTACGTGCTGGCCAGGACCGAGGGGGTGGCCGGGTTCTTCGGCGCCTCCTCGATGGAACGACTACCGACCGAGATCGCGCTGACCGCGCGGGTGGCGGAGTTCAAGAACATCCCGATCTGACCCCCAGACCCGGCCGTCGACGGTTTCCCCCAGGACCCGAGTCGGCCTGCCAGTCGTCCGGTGCGGCCCGCCAGCCCACCGGACGACCCCGAAGCCCCCCGTGTTGCCCGTCATCACGGGGGGCTTCACCCCATCAACGCAAGGAGCCCCGATCGTCCACTTCGGACGATCGGGGCTCCTTGGACTTGTGGGATCAGGCTCCGGTGCGCTGCCCGGAACTCACCAGCGCGGCCAGCCGGTCGCCGACCGCGTAGGTCGCGCCGGGCGCCGTGTGGTCCCTGGTGGCCAGGTCGAAGGCCACCGCGGCCTCGATCCGGCGGGCGGACTCGGGCTCGCCGAGGTGGTCGAGCATGAGCGCGACGGAGAGCACCGCCGCGGTCGGGTCGGCCACGCCCTGCCCCGCGATGTCCGGGGCGGAGCCGTGCACCGGCTCGAACATGCTCGGGTTGCGCCGGGTGACGTCCATGTTGCCGCTGGCCGCCAGGCCGATGCCGCCGGTGACCGCCGCGGCCAGGTCGGTGATGATGTCGCCGAAGAGGTTGTCGGTGACGATCACGTCGAACCGGCCGGGGTCGGTGACCAGGTGGATCGTGGTGGCGTCCACGTGCTGGTAGGCCACGGAGACGTCCGGGTACTGCAGCGAGACCTCCTCGACCACCCGCGACCACAACTGGCCCGCGTAGGTCAGCACGTTGGTCTTGTGCACCAGGGTGAGGTGCTTGCGCGGCCGGTTGGAGGCCCTGGCGAAGGCATCCCGCACCACGCGCTCGACCCCGAACAGCGTGTTGATGCTGACCTCGGTGGCGATCTCGTGCGGGGTGTCCTTGCGCAGCAGGCCGCCGTTGCCGGCGTAGAGGCCCTCGGTGCCCTCGCGCACCACGACCATGTCGACCTCTGGCGAGTCGGCCAGCGGGCTGCGCACGCCGGGGTAGAGCCGCGCCGGACGCAGGTTGACGTGGTGATCAAGCTCGAAGCGCAGGCGCAGCAACAGCCCTCGTTCGAGGATGCCGCTGGGCACCGACGGGTCGCCCACCGCGCCCAGCAGGATCGCGTCGTGCTGGCGCAGCTCGCCGAGCACGGATTC contains:
- a CDS encoding 3-isopropylmalate dehydrogenase, with amino-acid sequence MRLAVIPGDGIGPEVIAEALKVLGEVLPTAEITRFDLGAARWHATGELLPESVLGELRQHDAILLGAVGDPSVPSGILERGLLLRLRFELDHHVNLRPARLYPGVRSPLADSPEVDMVVVREGTEGLYAGNGGLLRKDTPHEIATEVSINTLFGVERVVRDAFARASNRPRKHLTLVHKTNVLTYAGQLWSRVVEEVSLQYPDVSVAYQHVDATTIHLVTDPGRFDVIVTDNLFGDIITDLAAAVTGGIGLAASGNMDVTRRNPSMFEPVHGSAPDIAGQGVADPTAAVLSVALMLDHLGEPESARRIEAAVAFDLATRDHTAPGATYAVGDRLAALVSSGQRTGA